A genome region from Baekduia alba includes the following:
- a CDS encoding sugar phosphate isomerase/epimerase family protein: MTIELGTRLGLSVHRDQWPTTALLDSYESAGLSWVQIHTPPRPMLADRERRRRHARALRAALAPHGLRLVLHGPDDLVAGTLEQDRAFDGLMDYAAEAGAELVVYHGAGFTAAEERSLRRFAARAEALDVVIAVTNVAPMWPSSPDPSRAGYDPLAVRDLVRRLGSPAVGMLLDVGHAHLTASLRGGSAERAVRAVLDDVVLFGVHDNLGARRHDLGAPGVDPLRLDLHLPPGAGCLPWDRLGPLLADHRAPLMLDVDRAHGVAPAALAAGAAALLRRAAALAAPAAAA; the protein is encoded by the coding sequence GTGACGATCGAGCTCGGCACTCGCCTCGGCCTCAGCGTCCATCGCGATCAGTGGCCCACGACGGCGCTGCTCGACTCCTATGAGTCGGCAGGCCTGAGCTGGGTGCAGATCCACACCCCGCCGCGCCCCATGCTGGCCGACCGGGAGCGGCGTCGCCGTCACGCTCGTGCGCTGCGCGCCGCCCTGGCTCCTCACGGCCTGCGGCTCGTTCTCCACGGCCCCGACGATCTCGTCGCCGGGACCCTCGAGCAGGACCGGGCCTTCGACGGGTTGATGGACTACGCGGCGGAGGCGGGTGCGGAGCTCGTCGTCTACCACGGCGCGGGCTTCACAGCGGCCGAGGAGCGCTCGCTGCGGCGCTTCGCCGCGCGGGCGGAGGCCCTGGACGTCGTCATCGCGGTGACGAACGTCGCGCCGATGTGGCCGTCGTCGCCGGACCCGTCGCGCGCCGGCTACGACCCGCTCGCCGTCCGGGACCTCGTCCGCCGGCTCGGCTCACCGGCGGTCGGCATGCTGCTCGACGTCGGCCACGCGCACCTGACCGCGTCGCTACGCGGCGGGAGCGCGGAGCGCGCGGTGCGCGCCGTGCTCGACGACGTCGTCCTCTTCGGCGTGCACGACAACCTTGGCGCTCGGCGCCACGACCTCGGGGCTCCCGGGGTCGACCCGCTTCGTCTCGACCTCCACCTGCCGCCCGGTGCGGGCTGCCTGCCCTGGGATCGCCTCGGCCCGCTGCTGGCCGACCACCGAGCACCGCTCATGCTCGACGTGGACCGCGCCCACGGCGTGGCGCCGGCGGCGCTGGCGGCCGGCGCCGCCGCGCTTCTGCGACGCGCGGCGGCGCTGGCCGCTCCAGCCGCGGCGGCCTGA
- a CDS encoding luciferase family protein yields the protein MTTQTTASASERITAEVTSWPGVSAGFGRRGEWAFRVGTREIGHLHGDHVAHFGFPKDVFDELFAAGRIVHHPVFPDRRGPGARRIEDDADVEDVIALLREQYERVASRPSPADSDGSPAAR from the coding sequence ATGACCACGCAGACCACAGCCTCAGCAAGTGAGCGGATCACCGCCGAAGTCACGTCCTGGCCCGGCGTCAGCGCCGGCTTCGGCCGGCGCGGGGAGTGGGCGTTCAGGGTCGGCACGCGGGAGATCGGCCACCTGCACGGCGACCATGTGGCCCACTTCGGCTTCCCCAAGGACGTCTTCGACGAGCTCTTCGCCGCCGGCCGGATCGTCCACCATCCGGTCTTCCCCGACCGCCGCGGCCCGGGGGCGCGGCGGATCGAGGACGACGCGGACGTGGAGGACGTGATCGCGCTCCTGCGCGAGCAGTACGAGCGCGTGGCTAGCCGGCCGTCGCCCGCTGATAGCGACGGATCGCCAGCGGCACGGTGA
- the aroF gene encoding 3-deoxy-7-phosphoheptulonate synthase, which produces MLVIFSPDATPAQIDAVTERILATGAGAQRVVGAEQTVIGVIDADRDHIVSLELDADPGVDRVVPVSSPYKLAHRHRHGDRPHPVDVAGVSFGGPDADFRLILGPCAVESADQTLTAARACADAGADLLRGGAFKPRTSPYAFQGLGVEGLKILADARAETGLPVVTELTDLRDIDVVVEYADCIQVGARNMQHFPLLTELGRAGLPVLLKRGMGASIDDFLLAAEYILTEGNQHVVLCERGIHAKATPARSCLDLAAVTVLKEHTHLPVIVDPSHAAGRRALVEPLALAAAACGADGLIVECHPDPRNARCDGPQAITLDSLPAFASRVRAVAQVAQGAPA; this is translated from the coding sequence ATGCTCGTCATCTTCAGCCCCGACGCGACCCCTGCCCAGATCGACGCCGTCACGGAGCGGATCCTCGCGACCGGCGCCGGCGCGCAGCGCGTCGTCGGCGCGGAGCAGACCGTCATCGGCGTCATCGACGCCGACCGCGACCACATCGTCAGCCTTGAGCTGGACGCCGATCCAGGCGTCGACCGCGTCGTCCCGGTCTCCTCGCCCTACAAGCTCGCCCACCGCCACCGCCACGGCGACCGCCCGCACCCGGTCGACGTCGCCGGCGTCTCGTTCGGCGGCCCGGACGCCGACTTCCGGCTGATCCTCGGCCCGTGCGCGGTCGAGTCCGCCGACCAGACGCTCACCGCCGCCCGCGCGTGCGCCGACGCCGGCGCCGACCTCCTGCGCGGCGGCGCCTTCAAGCCGCGCACCAGCCCGTACGCGTTCCAGGGGCTGGGTGTCGAGGGCCTGAAGATCCTCGCCGACGCGCGCGCCGAGACCGGCCTGCCGGTCGTCACCGAGCTCACCGACCTGCGCGACATCGACGTGGTCGTCGAGTACGCCGACTGCATCCAGGTCGGCGCGCGCAACATGCAGCACTTCCCGCTGCTGACCGAGCTCGGCCGGGCCGGGCTGCCGGTGCTCCTCAAGCGCGGGATGGGCGCGTCGATCGACGACTTCCTGCTCGCCGCCGAGTACATCCTCACCGAGGGCAACCAGCACGTCGTCCTGTGCGAGCGCGGGATCCACGCCAAGGCGACCCCGGCTCGGTCCTGCCTGGACCTCGCCGCGGTGACGGTCCTGAAGGAGCACACGCACCTCCCGGTGATCGTCGACCCGTCCCACGCCGCCGGCCGCCGCGCGCTCGTCGAGCCGCTCGCGCTGGCCGCGGCCGCCTGCGGCGCCGACGGCCTGATCGTCGAATGCCACCCGGACCCCCGCAACGCCCGCTGCGACGGCCCCCAGGCGATCACGCTGGACTCGCTGCCGGCCTTCGCGTCGAGGGTTCGCGCCGTGGCGCAGGTCGCGCAGGGCGCGCCGGCGTAA